A region of Lycium barbarum isolate Lr01 chromosome 1, ASM1917538v2, whole genome shotgun sequence DNA encodes the following proteins:
- the LOC132604304 gene encoding fatty acyl-CoA reductase 3-like isoform X1, giving the protein MELTSVLKFLENRTILVVGATGFLAKIFVEKILRVQPNAKKLYLLLRAQDNNAALQRFNNEAVAKDLFKLLREKHGANLNNFISQRTTILPGDITCDENLGVKDSNLLEEMWKEVEAVVNLAATTNFDERYDTALWLNALGAIHVLNFAKKCSKLKVLLHVSTAYVSGEKTGLILETPYNLGETLNGTSGLNIDTEKKVMEETLKQLIFEGSSEESITAAMKELGLERARKYGWPNPYVFTKALAEMLLGDLKEEVPLVILRPTIVTSTFQDPFPGWVEGIRTIDSLAVGYGKGKLTSFVGDPQATIDVIPADMVVNAMIVSMVAHADQRGSQIIYHVGTSVSNPVEFTLIQDCAFHYFKEHPWIDKQGKPVIVSKVNVLSSMDSFHRYMVLHYLLPLKGLEIVNTVLCQFFQAKYLELHRKIKFVMRLLDLYGPYLFFKGIYDDMNTEKLRRAAKEAGIEMDAFNFNPKSINWEDYFLNTHIPGVVKYVFK; this is encoded by the exons ATGGAGTTAACAAGTGTTCTCAAGTTTCTTGAGAACAGAACCATTCTTGTTGTTGGTGCCACTGGTTTTCTTGCAAAGA tttttGTGGAGAAGATACTTAGAGTACAACCAAATGCGAAGAAGCTATATCTGCTTTTAAGAGCTCAAGATAACAATGCAGCCTTGCAGCGTTTCAACAATGAG GCTGTGGCAAAGGACTTGTTCAAGCTTCTAAGGGAAAAACATGGGGCAAATCTGAATAATTTTATCTCACAAAGGACCACAATTTTACCTGGTGATATCACATGTGACGAGAACTTGGGGGTGAAAGACTCTAATTTGCTGGAAGAAATGTGGAAGGAAGTAGAAGCTGTTGTTAACCTAGCTGCAACTACTAATTTTGATGAAAG ATATGATACAGCCTTGTGGCTCAATGCTCTTGGAGCCATACACGTACTCAACTTTGCCAAAAAGTGTAGTAAATTAAAGGTTCTTCTTCACGTGTCAACTG CATATGTATCTGGGGAAAAGACAGGGTTGATATTGGAAACACCCTATAACTTGGGTGAGACCCTGAATGGTACATCAGGACTAAATATTGATACAGAGAAGAAAGTAATGGAGGAAACATTGAAACAGCTTATATTTGAGGGTTCTTCCGAAGAATCTATTACAGCAGCCATGAAGGAGCTTGGCCTTGAAAG AGCAAGGAAGTATGGGTGGCCCAACCCCTATGTATTCACAAAGGCATTGGCAGAGATGCTATTGGGAGACTTGAAAGAAGAAGTGCCTCTTGTCATCCTTCGTCCTACTATCGTTACTAGTACTTTCCAAGACCCTTTCCCTGGTTGGGTCGAaggtataag AACCATTGATAGTTTAGCAGTTGGATATGGTAAAGGAAAACTAACAAGCTTCGTAGGCGACCCTCAAGCAACTATTGACGTG ATTCCGGCAGATATGGTGGTGAACGCTATGATAGTAAGCATGGTGGCCCATGCGGACCAAAGGGGAAGTCAAATAATATACCATGTTGGAACGTCAGTGTCAAATCCTGTAGAATTCACACTTATTCAGGACTGTGCATTCCATTACTTCAAAGAGCATCCATGGATCGACAAACAAGGAAAACCAGTCATTGTTAGCAAAGTTAATGTGTTGAGTAGCATGGATAGCTTTCACAGATACATGGTCCTCCATTACTTGCTTCCTTTGAAG GGATTAGAAATAGTTAACACGGTACTCTGCCAATTCTTTCAAGCCAAATATCTGGAACTTCACCGGAAAATCAAGTTTGTGATGCGGTTGTTAGATCTTTACGGGCCCTATTTATTCTTCAAAGGAAT ATATGATGACATGAACACAGAAAAATTACGCAGAGCAGCGAAGGAGGCTGGTATTGAAATGGATGCGTTCAATTTTAATCCCAAGAGCATCAACTGGGAAGACTATTTTTTGAATACTCACATACCTGGCGTGGTAAAATATGTCTTTAAGTGA
- the LOC132604304 gene encoding fatty acyl-CoA reductase 3-like isoform X2, giving the protein MELTSVLKFLENRTILVVGATGFLAKIFVEKILRVQPNAKKLYLLLRAQDNNAALQRFNNEAVAKDLFKLLREKHGANLNNFISQRTTILPGDITCDENLGVKDSNLLEEMWKEVEAVVNLAATTNFDERARKYGWPNPYVFTKALAEMLLGDLKEEVPLVILRPTIVTSTFQDPFPGWVEGIRTIDSLAVGYGKGKLTSFVGDPQATIDVIPADMVVNAMIVSMVAHADQRGSQIIYHVGTSVSNPVEFTLIQDCAFHYFKEHPWIDKQGKPVIVSKVNVLSSMDSFHRYMVLHYLLPLKGLEIVNTVLCQFFQAKYLELHRKIKFVMRLLDLYGPYLFFKGIYDDMNTEKLRRAAKEAGIEMDAFNFNPKSINWEDYFLNTHIPGVVKYVFK; this is encoded by the exons ATGGAGTTAACAAGTGTTCTCAAGTTTCTTGAGAACAGAACCATTCTTGTTGTTGGTGCCACTGGTTTTCTTGCAAAGA tttttGTGGAGAAGATACTTAGAGTACAACCAAATGCGAAGAAGCTATATCTGCTTTTAAGAGCTCAAGATAACAATGCAGCCTTGCAGCGTTTCAACAATGAG GCTGTGGCAAAGGACTTGTTCAAGCTTCTAAGGGAAAAACATGGGGCAAATCTGAATAATTTTATCTCACAAAGGACCACAATTTTACCTGGTGATATCACATGTGACGAGAACTTGGGGGTGAAAGACTCTAATTTGCTGGAAGAAATGTGGAAGGAAGTAGAAGCTGTTGTTAACCTAGCTGCAACTACTAATTTTGATGAAAG AGCAAGGAAGTATGGGTGGCCCAACCCCTATGTATTCACAAAGGCATTGGCAGAGATGCTATTGGGAGACTTGAAAGAAGAAGTGCCTCTTGTCATCCTTCGTCCTACTATCGTTACTAGTACTTTCCAAGACCCTTTCCCTGGTTGGGTCGAaggtataag AACCATTGATAGTTTAGCAGTTGGATATGGTAAAGGAAAACTAACAAGCTTCGTAGGCGACCCTCAAGCAACTATTGACGTG ATTCCGGCAGATATGGTGGTGAACGCTATGATAGTAAGCATGGTGGCCCATGCGGACCAAAGGGGAAGTCAAATAATATACCATGTTGGAACGTCAGTGTCAAATCCTGTAGAATTCACACTTATTCAGGACTGTGCATTCCATTACTTCAAAGAGCATCCATGGATCGACAAACAAGGAAAACCAGTCATTGTTAGCAAAGTTAATGTGTTGAGTAGCATGGATAGCTTTCACAGATACATGGTCCTCCATTACTTGCTTCCTTTGAAG GGATTAGAAATAGTTAACACGGTACTCTGCCAATTCTTTCAAGCCAAATATCTGGAACTTCACCGGAAAATCAAGTTTGTGATGCGGTTGTTAGATCTTTACGGGCCCTATTTATTCTTCAAAGGAAT ATATGATGACATGAACACAGAAAAATTACGCAGAGCAGCGAAGGAGGCTGGTATTGAAATGGATGCGTTCAATTTTAATCCCAAGAGCATCAACTGGGAAGACTATTTTTTGAATACTCACATACCTGGCGTGGTAAAATATGTCTTTAAGTGA